One region of Chryseobacterium muglaense genomic DNA includes:
- a CDS encoding restriction endonuclease subunit S, producing MREGWKEVKLGEVCNVINGFAFKSKDFVKEGIPLVKIKELKDKRINLDHCDYLPANFAVNEKFKVHKGDVLIALTGSHITLPSSAVGRVSKSLIDKTLFLNQRVGKFVAYQDKCDLNFLYFFLTSEDFFNNVGLLAKGAANQANISGEDVKTISINLPPLSTQRKIANILSGYDDLIENNQKRIKILEEMAQQTYEEWFVRMRFPGYETAVFDEDGLPEGWEKDLVGNQLGKVKSTNKIKSSDIEKNGSIPVVDQSRDFIAGYTDDESAIIKYEDTPFIVFGDHTRILKLVNFDFARGADGTQIIISNNECLPQHLLYLTLINVDLSNYHYARHYKYLKDSEIVIPSKNVANKFELLGKKNFDAIQTLRMQNQHLREARDILLPRLMMGMIDVKSLEAKPIIAKLIPLEQPKKEASKEFKEAVLIACLTGKFGSEKYPLGRKRYTKLSYLFHRYSDNKIQDYLRKAAGPYNPKTKYGGPEKIALNSKYIKDWKGEKGTTGFVVAEKIDDAKKYFSNYWQIADLDWLTSEFKFKSNDELELLATVDNSLVELSKKNLEFTSANVLDIIKSEKEWEAKLERTIFSDANVERAIGFLRGVLEYEK from the coding sequence ATGAGAGAAGGTTGGAAAGAGGTGAAATTAGGAGAGGTTTGTAATGTAATTAATGGTTTTGCATTTAAGTCCAAAGATTTTGTCAAAGAAGGTATTCCTCTTGTAAAAATAAAGGAGCTGAAGGATAAAAGAATAAATTTAGATCATTGTGATTATCTACCTGCAAATTTTGCTGTCAATGAAAAGTTTAAAGTCCATAAAGGGGATGTATTAATTGCCTTAACTGGCTCTCACATAACATTGCCCTCGTCTGCTGTAGGTAGGGTTTCTAAGAGCTTAATCGATAAAACTTTATTCCTAAATCAACGAGTGGGTAAATTTGTTGCGTATCAAGATAAGTGTGATTTGAATTTTTTGTATTTCTTTTTAACCTCAGAAGATTTTTTTAATAATGTTGGATTATTAGCAAAAGGAGCGGCTAATCAAGCTAATATTAGTGGTGAAGATGTGAAAACTATCTCAATTAATCTTCCTCCACTTTCCACCCAGCGCAAAATCGCCAACATTTTATCCGGTTATGATGATTTGATAGAGAACAACCAAAAGCGTATCAAAATTTTGGAAGAAATGGCACAACAAACCTACGAAGAATGGTTTGTAAGGATGCGTTTTCCGGGTTATGAAACTGCAGTTTTTGATGAAGATGGTTTGCCGGAGGGTTGGGAGAAAGATTTAGTTGGTAATCAGTTAGGGAAAGTAAAATCCACGAACAAAATTAAATCTTCAGATATAGAGAAAAACGGTTCTATTCCTGTTGTTGATCAAAGTCGAGATTTTATTGCTGGTTATACTGATGACGAATCTGCAATAATTAAATATGAGGACACACCTTTTATAGTATTTGGTGATCATACAAGAATATTAAAATTAGTTAATTTTGACTTTGCAAGAGGAGCTGATGGAACACAGATAATTATTTCAAACAATGAATGTTTACCTCAACATTTATTGTATCTCACATTGATAAATGTGGATTTATCAAATTACCATTATGCACGACACTACAAATATTTAAAGGATTCAGAAATTGTAATTCCCTCTAAAAATGTTGCAAATAAATTTGAATTATTAGGAAAAAAGAATTTTGATGCTATTCAAACTCTTCGTATGCAAAACCAACACTTACGCGAGGCACGCGACATTTTGTTGCCAAGGTTGATGATGGGGATGATAGATGTTAAAAGTCTAGAAGCAAAACCAATTATCGCTAAATTAATTCCTTTAGAACAACCTAAAAAAGAAGCTTCCAAAGAATTTAAAGAAGCCGTTTTAATTGCTTGTTTAACTGGGAAATTTGGAAGTGAAAAATATCCTTTGGGCAGAAAAAGATATACCAAGCTGTCTTATCTTTTTCACAGATATTCGGATAATAAAATTCAGGATTATCTGAGAAAAGCTGCAGGACCTTACAATCCCAAAACAAAATACGGCGGTCCTGAAAAGATTGCGCTGAATAGCAAATACATCAAAGATTGGAAAGGCGAAAAGGGAACAACAGGATTTGTAGTTGCCGAAAAAATAGATGATGCTAAAAAGTACTTTTCAAACTACTGGCAAATAGCAGATTTGGATTGGTTGACAAGTGAGTTTAAGTTTAAGTCTAATGATGAACTGGAGCTTTTGGCAACGGTTGATAATAGTTTGGTGGAACTTTCAAAAAAGAATCTTGAGTTTACATCAGCTAATGTTTTGGATATTATAAAATCTGAAAAGGAATGGGAAGCAAAGTTGGAAAGGACAATTTTTAGTGATGCAAATGTGGAGCGGGCGATTGGGTTTTTGAGGGGAGTTTTGGAGTATGAGAAATAA
- a CDS encoding HNH endonuclease, with product MNKIKTEFDATLMYGIDPITELEGLVIESRGGTKKSPNYRNPGHSLLLAYVLKKIQNANISDLEIYVASNSSNYKSIDDRKVLYDGDFKINLNSITDFESFLKSIKKSIKQSGQKKGSTGGNSTKRITLFSKTANLKDLFTSDVEVQLNKQTESELEYIYQRIKKRFRQSRFRKELLEAYDNTCAITGSKVIDLLEAAHIQPYDGAYTSVVSNGILLRSDIHDLFDSQKDGKRLINISVDYKIEVHISLENSEYWGYNGKDIKLPKEIINYPKFL from the coding sequence TTGAATAAAATAAAAACAGAGTTTGATGCTACGCTGATGTATGGCATCGATCCTATAACTGAATTGGAAGGATTAGTAATAGAATCAAGAGGTGGAACAAAGAAATCTCCAAACTATAGAAATCCTGGACATAGTTTATTGTTAGCCTATGTTTTAAAAAAAATCCAGAATGCCAATATTTCTGATTTAGAAATTTATGTAGCATCTAATTCATCAAATTATAAAAGTATTGATGACAGAAAAGTCTTATATGATGGTGATTTCAAAATAAATCTAAACTCAATTACTGATTTCGAATCTTTCTTAAAAAGTATAAAAAAATCCATAAAGCAATCGGGACAAAAGAAAGGTTCAACAGGAGGTAACAGTACAAAGAGAATTACTCTGTTTTCAAAAACCGCAAATTTGAAAGATTTGTTTACTTCTGATGTAGAGGTTCAGTTAAATAAACAAACCGAATCGGAACTTGAATATATCTATCAAAGAATTAAAAAACGCTTTCGTCAATCCAGATTCAGAAAAGAACTTTTAGAAGCTTACGATAATACTTGCGCAATAACCGGAAGTAAGGTTATTGATTTATTAGAAGCTGCTCATATTCAACCTTACGATGGGGCTTATACAAGTGTTGTAAGCAATGGAATTTTACTGAGATCGGATATACACGATCTATTTGATTCACAGAAAGATGGAAAGCGACTAATCAATATTTCTGTTGATTACAAGATTGAAGTTCACATTTCATTGGAAAATTCTGAATATTGGGGTTATAATGGAAAAGATATTAAGTTGCCAAAAGAAATTATAAATTATCCTAAATTTTTATAA
- a CDS encoding McrB family protein — translation MNYWHIQLHPDNKLSSQTLKDILINKKVIGMGSYWEDKNNNEVPDPRYFKNDMKIGDVVMVRNGSTPIALVEVNGDAFGESNTIQDYDWFDLRRNINLLGFYEDSDKILLQQILKRYDKNHIQAPGTLTYCNGRNATNDFIKEWHKEIKFRNIMKNIILSDASKTQLNQLFNTFCQKYNDSDKIALDDNASIIVNEFQTYTDKIKIDSFTLDDYTNRQANDTGLPGSYLCNFLERRSRDLFGSSKPAGSALSFGIKADKNENSFTIDRKDPDNPNKDNRVEAETEFEKYKTFFKNVVSESEVFQQMKLIEDCNFIYAKQILRKFLVLSHPFQFIYAYNDRLDDLYQYFFGDDHSLSKIKKSFHINFAAKKILNIDDDSYATQIILSRFLWKLASSQSLFSKSNPNVILYGPPGTGKTYKIKQDLKFLTKGDSSRVKYVVFHPSYGYEDFIEGIKPCGVTENGNLKFELINGSFKEFCKLAKSRPNEEFYFVVDEINRANLSAVFGETLVSLESSYRDVVSNNFNDRHLFSTQYSSYQEHLEEKKKVELAYEISETGSVLFGVPDNLYFVGMMNNVDKNIDSFDLALRRRFKWIYFGCDYDVIENVKSKKGELYTNRLEYVDACRNLNEFISDAKYLGLGKSFEFGHSLYLKISTIEKQKHIQQKSMDQLFREFLLPTLNEYLRAYYDESEIEKKSEEAQNYFKL, via the coding sequence ATGAATTATTGGCATATACAGCTTCATCCCGATAATAAATTAAGTTCCCAAACTTTAAAAGATATTCTTATTAACAAAAAAGTTATTGGTATGGGCAGCTATTGGGAGGATAAAAACAATAATGAAGTACCAGATCCAAGATATTTTAAAAATGATATGAAAATTGGAGATGTGGTAATGGTGAGGAATGGTAGTACTCCAATTGCATTGGTAGAAGTAAATGGAGATGCATTTGGAGAAAGTAATACCATACAAGATTATGATTGGTTTGACTTGAGAAGAAATATAAATTTATTAGGTTTTTATGAAGATTCTGATAAGATATTACTGCAACAGATATTAAAACGTTACGACAAAAACCATATACAAGCGCCAGGAACTCTTACTTACTGTAATGGAAGAAATGCAACAAATGATTTTATAAAAGAATGGCATAAGGAAATAAAATTTAGAAACATTATGAAAAATATTATACTCTCTGACGCAAGCAAAACACAATTGAATCAACTCTTTAATACTTTTTGTCAAAAGTATAATGACAGCGATAAAATAGCGCTAGATGATAATGCTTCCATAATTGTAAACGAATTTCAAACTTATACTGATAAGATTAAAATTGATTCTTTTACACTTGATGATTATACTAACAGACAAGCTAATGATACAGGTTTGCCGGGTTCTTATTTATGTAATTTTTTAGAGAGAAGATCGCGAGATTTATTTGGTTCCTCTAAACCTGCAGGTTCGGCTTTAAGTTTTGGCATCAAAGCTGACAAAAATGAAAATTCATTTACCATCGATAGAAAAGATCCTGATAATCCTAATAAAGATAATAGAGTTGAAGCTGAAACTGAATTTGAGAAATATAAAACCTTTTTCAAAAATGTAGTAAGTGAGTCGGAAGTTTTTCAACAAATGAAATTGATAGAAGACTGTAATTTTATTTATGCAAAACAGATTTTGAGAAAGTTTTTGGTTCTATCTCATCCCTTTCAGTTTATCTACGCATACAATGATCGGTTGGATGATCTATACCAATATTTCTTTGGTGATGATCATAGTCTATCTAAAATAAAAAAGAGTTTTCATATCAATTTTGCAGCGAAAAAAATATTAAATATAGATGATGACAGCTACGCTACTCAAATAATTTTATCTCGATTTCTTTGGAAATTAGCAAGTTCTCAATCACTATTTTCGAAGAGTAATCCAAATGTAATACTATATGGACCTCCTGGCACAGGAAAGACCTATAAAATTAAGCAAGACTTGAAATTCTTAACTAAAGGTGATTCTTCACGTGTAAAATATGTTGTTTTTCACCCATCTTATGGTTATGAGGATTTTATAGAAGGAATAAAACCTTGTGGCGTTACAGAAAATGGTAATTTGAAATTCGAGTTAATTAACGGCTCGTTTAAAGAATTCTGCAAACTAGCAAAAAGCAGACCTAACGAAGAATTTTACTTTGTGGTAGATGAAATTAATAGGGCAAACTTATCCGCTGTTTTTGGAGAAACTTTGGTTAGCTTAGAAAGTTCATACCGAGACGTAGTATCAAATAATTTTAATGATCGCCATTTATTCAGTACACAATACTCCTCTTATCAAGAGCATTTGGAGGAAAAGAAAAAAGTAGAGTTAGCGTATGAGATTTCAGAGACTGGAAGTGTACTTTTTGGTGTTCCAGACAATCTATATTTCGTCGGAATGATGAACAATGTGGACAAAAATATAGATAGTTTTGACCTTGCTTTACGTCGCAGATTTAAATGGATTTATTTTGGATGTGATTACGATGTAATCGAAAATGTAAAAAGCAAAAAAGGAGAACTATATACAAATAGATTGGAATACGTTGATGCCTGCAGGAATTTAAATGAGTTTATTTCAGATGCTAAGTATTTAGGACTAGGAAAGTCATTTGAATTTGGTCATTCTTTATACTTAAAGATTTCAACAATTGAAAAGCAGAAACATATTCAACAAAAAAGTATGGATCAACTTTTCCGCGAGTTTTTATTGCCTACTCTAAACGAATACTTGAGAGCTTACTATGATGAGTCGGAAATAGAAAAGAAATCAGAGGAGGCTCAAAATTACTTTAAGTTATAA
- a CDS encoding 5-methylcytosine restriction system specificity protein McrC codes for MHITLPVNYNYGNNKIGWNDLELKNFIRSNDSSFNKQMIKECFDNFEEVYLNDKRFSDLNVISLRKSDNVDKDLDAFVIKFYKKKIGNETIYYIETGQYAGYINHKGFVINISLSERYNVTVLNHLLTYANNISLDSENILTNYKARTNELEYLLCFMFLQKLEKASILGLPKRFQNVDEGLSTIRGKIDFNSFIKKDIPFQGKVSVHYRDRIDVQEIIDVLFFTLFIIKNKYSANSISKVRNVYNELLSKYSKIKPKSDTVFKAKNHPILANPLFVQFKKVLELAELIIRNFSPDFNQESKKQISGNLYNTSELFELYIEKILKSSLKGWNLDAQKEISIYKNHFFGRKMIPDFILHNVNRDKYAILDAKFKTMDYRHFDVDREDIFQLHTYSYYYHDKNVLSGLVYPLQKEVDVLGKHISNTLDQYSNKFGIFGVELNKNSSIKSIKESELYFIAQINDLLNQEPTKAN; via the coding sequence ATGCATATAACTTTACCAGTAAATTACAACTACGGAAACAATAAGATTGGATGGAATGATTTGGAACTCAAAAATTTCATAAGATCCAATGACAGTTCATTTAATAAACAGATGATCAAAGAGTGCTTTGATAATTTTGAAGAGGTATATCTTAACGATAAGCGCTTTAGTGATCTAAATGTAATTTCGCTACGTAAATCGGATAATGTTGATAAAGACCTAGATGCTTTTGTAATTAAGTTTTACAAAAAGAAAATTGGAAATGAGACAATTTATTATATAGAAACTGGGCAATATGCTGGATATATTAATCACAAAGGATTTGTAATTAATATATCACTAAGTGAAAGGTATAATGTTACTGTACTGAATCATTTGCTTACTTATGCTAATAACATTTCTTTGGATTCTGAAAACATATTGACAAATTATAAAGCTAGAACAAATGAGCTCGAATATCTCTTATGTTTTATGTTTTTACAAAAACTTGAGAAAGCTTCAATATTAGGGCTACCGAAGAGATTTCAAAATGTAGATGAGGGACTGAGTACCATTCGTGGTAAAATTGATTTTAATTCATTTATTAAAAAAGATATTCCTTTTCAAGGAAAAGTCTCCGTTCATTATAGAGATAGAATTGATGTGCAGGAAATTATTGATGTGTTGTTTTTTACATTATTTATCATTAAAAATAAATACTCAGCAAACTCTATATCTAAAGTACGCAATGTTTATAATGAATTACTTTCTAAGTACAGCAAAATTAAACCAAAAAGTGATACAGTATTTAAAGCTAAAAACCATCCTATTTTAGCAAATCCTTTATTTGTTCAGTTTAAAAAAGTCTTGGAATTAGCAGAATTAATTATTAGGAATTTTAGTCCAGATTTTAATCAAGAAAGTAAAAAACAAATATCTGGAAATCTTTATAACACATCAGAATTGTTTGAACTATATATTGAAAAGATTTTAAAATCTAGTCTTAAAGGTTGGAATTTGGATGCTCAAAAAGAAATATCTATTTATAAGAATCATTTTTTTGGTCGCAAAATGATTCCAGATTTTATTCTACATAATGTGAATCGAGATAAATATGCTATTTTAGATGCAAAGTTTAAAACAATGGATTATAGGCATTTTGATGTTGACAGAGAGGATATCTTTCAATTGCATACATATAGTTATTATTATCACGATAAAAATGTATTGTCTGGATTAGTTTATCCATTACAAAAAGAAGTTGATGTTTTAGGAAAACATATATCAAATACTTTAGATCAATATTCAAATAAATTTGGAATCTTTGGTGTTGAATTAAATAAGAATTCAAGTATAAAATCTATAAAAGAATCTGAGCTTTACTTTATTGCTCAAATTAATGATTTGTTAAACCAGGAACCTACAAAAGCTAACTGA